Part of the Citrobacter sp. Marseille-Q6884 genome, GGATACCGCGACCTATGTGCCGATCGATGACGATCATAAATGGGTCGTGTTGGGACGCACCAAGCTGGGTTACGGTGATGGAATCGGCAGCAAAGAGATGCCGTTCTATGAAAACTTCTATGCGGGTGGTTCAAGTACTGTACGTGGCTTCCAGTCTAATACCATCGGTCCGAAAGCGGTCTATAAACCTGGCGCCTACGCTGGAGACCCTGAGGACTATGAAGAGTGCACCAACTCTAATGGTAAATACTGTAAATCAGACGATGCGGTCGGTGGTAACGCGATGGCTGTCGCCAGCCTGGAATTTATTACCCCAACGCCGTTTATCAGCGACAAGTATGCTAACTCAGTCCGTACCTCCTTCTTCTGGGATATGGGTACCGTCTGGGATACGAACTGGCAGAATAGCGCCGCTACCCGAGATATTGGCGTACCAGACTATAGCGATCCGAGCAATATCCGTATGTCTGCGGGTATCGCGCTACAATGGATGTCCCCATTAGGGCCGCTGGTCTTCTCTTACGCCCAGCCGTTCAAAAAGTATGATGGAGACAAAGCAGAACAGTTCCAGTTTAACATTGGTAAAACCTGGTAATTGTTCTTCGCAAAGGAATGTAGTGGTAGTGTAGCGATGACTTTAGGCGATCGAGCATGATCGCCTGGCCACGCAAAGAACTGCACCTTCGGGTGCAAATGGGATGGTAAGGAGTTAATTGTGAAAAAGTGGTTATTAGCTGCAGGTCTCGGTTTAGCGATGGCAACGTCCGCACAGGCTGCTGACAAAATTGCAATCGTCAACATGGGTAGCCTGTTCCAACAGGTTGCACAGAAGACTGGTGTTTCTAATACACTGGAAAACGAGTTCAAAGGCCGTGCCAGCGAACTGCAGCGTATGGAATCCGATCTGCAATCTAAAATGCAGCGTCTGCAATCCATGAAAGCAGGCAGCGATCGTACCAAGCTGGAAAAAGACGTTATGGCTCAGCGCCAGACTTTCTCTCAGAAAGCGCAGGCTTTTGAGCAGGATCGTCAACGTCGTTCCAACGAAGAACGTGGCAAACTGGTTACTCGTATCCAGACAGCTGTGAAATCTGTTGCCAGCAGCCAGAGCATCGATCTGGTCGTTGACGCGAACACCGTTGCATACAACAGCAGCGATGTAAAAGACATCACCGCTGACGTACTGAAACAGGTTAAATAAGTAATGCCTTCAATTCGACTGGCTGATTTAGCAGAGCAGTTGGATGCAGAATTACACGGTGATGGCGATATCGTCATCACCGGCGTAGCGTCCATGCAAACTGCACAAACTGGCAATATTACGTTCATGGTGAATCCTAAGTACCGTGAACATTTGAGTCTGTGCCAGGCTTCTGCCGTTGTGATGACGCAGGACGATCTTCCGTTTGCTAAGAGTGCGGCGTTGGTAGTGAAGAATCCCTACCTGACCTATGCTCGAATGGCGCAAATTTTAGATACCACGCCTCAGCCTGCAGAAAACATTGCACCCAGTGCAGTGATCGATGCGACGGCGAAGCTGGGTAAGAAAGTCTCAATTGGCGCAAATGCGGTCATTGAGTCTGGCGTAGAGCTGGGCGATAACGTGGTTATCGGCGCAGGTTGCTTCGTTGGAAAAAACACAAAAATCGGCGCAGGTTCACGCTTGTGGGCGAATGTGACGATTTACCACGATATCCAGATCGGTGAGAATTGCCTGATCCAGTCCAGCACAGTCGTAGGCGCTGATGGATTTGGCTATGCAAACGATCGTGGTAATTGGGTGAAGATCCCGCAGCTTGGTCGCGTCATTATTGGCGATCGTGTTGAGATCGGCGCTTGTACGACGATCGACCGTGGCGCGCTGGACGATACCGTGATCGGCAACGGTGTTATCATTGATAACCAGTGTCAGATTGCGCATAACGTCGTGATTGGCGACAATACGGCTGTAGCCGGTGGCGTCATTATGGCGGGTAGCCTGAAGATTGGCCGTTACTGCATGATTGGCGGTGCCAGTGTGATCAATGGGCATATGGAAATATGCGACAAGGTCACAGTAACTGGCATGGGTATGGTGATGCGTCCTATCACCGAACCTGGCGTTTACTCCTCAGGCATTCCGCTACAACCTAACAAAGTCTGGCGTAAAACAGCTGCACTGGTGATGAATATTGATGATATGAGCAAGCGCCTCAAAGCGATTGAGCGCAAGGTTAATCAACAAGACTAACATTTCATCTGAGCACGTCATTCTTTCCGGCCTGTTGTCATTCATACGATTGCGACAGGCCGTGTTATTATTGCCTTTTAGTATATTTTGACAGGAAGAGTATTTTGACTACTAACACTCATACTCTGCATATTGAAGAGATTTTAGAACTTCTGCCGCACCGTTTTCCGTTTCTGCTGGTTGACCGTGTGCTGGATTTTGAAGAAGGTCGTTTTCTGCGCGCAGTGAAAAATGTATCCGTTAACGAGCCTTTCTTTCAGGGCCACTTCCCGGGTAAACCGATTTTCCCAGGCGTGCTGATTCTGGAAGCGATGGCCCAGGCAACGGGTATTCTGGCGTTTAAAAGCGTCGGAAAACTGGAGCCAGGTGAACTGTATTATTTTGCAGGTATTGATGAAGCACGCTTCAAGCGTCCTGTCGTGCCAGGCGATCAGATGATCATGGAAGTGACTTTCGAGAAAACGCGCCGCGGCCTGACCCGTTTTAAAGGGGTTGCTCTGGTCGACGGTAAAGTTGTGTGCGAAGCAACGATGATGTGTGCCCGTAGCCGGGAGGCCTGATACGTGATTGATAAATCCGCCTTTATTCACCCAACCGCCATTGTAGAAGACGGTGCCAGTATTGGTGCTAATGCTCACATTGGCCCATTTTGTATTGTTGGACCCCATGTTGAAATTGGTGAGGGTACCGTACTGAAGTCTCATGTTGTCGTGAATGGCCATACAAAAATTGGTCGCGATAACGAGATCTATCAGTTTGCCTCTATCGGTGAAGTAAACCAGGATCTGAAATATGCTGGTGAACCGACCCGTGTAGAAATTGGCGATCGTAACCGCATCCGCGAAAGCGTCACCATTCATCGTGGTACAGTGCAGGGCGGTGGGTTGACGAAGGTGGGCAGCGATAACTTACTCATGATCAATGCGCACGTTGCGCACGATTGTACGGTAGGCAACCGCTGCATTCTGGCGAATAACGCCACGCTTGCCGGACATGTCTCACTGGATGATTTCGTTATCATCGGCGGCATGACTGCAGTGCATCAATTCTGCATTATCGGTGCGCACGTGATGGTCGGTGGTTGTTCTGGCGTAGCCCAGGACGTTCCACCGTACGTTATCGCCCAGGGCAACCACGCGACGCCATTTGGTGTCAACATCGAAGGTTTGAAGCGTCGCGGATTTACCCGCGAAGCGATTACCGCGATTCGCAACGCCTACAAAGCGTTGTATCGCAGCGGTAAAACGCTGGACGAAGCGAAACCGGAAATCGCCGAACTGGCGAAGCAGTATCCTGATGTTCAGGCCTTCAGTGACTTCTTTGAACGCTCAACGCGTGGCCTGATTCGTTAATGACTGAGCAGCGTCCTTTAACGATTGCCCTTGTCGCCGGAGAAACCTCCGGCGATATTCTTGGTGCAGGATTAATTCGTGCACTCAAAGCGCGTGTTCCCAACGCGCGTTTTGTTGGCGTGGCGGGTCCGCTGATGCAGGCTGAAGGTTGTGAAGCCTGGTACGAAATGGAAGAGCTGGCGGTAATGGGCATTGTTGAGGTGCTCGGACGCCTGCGCCGTTTACTGCATATCCGCGCCGATCTGACACGTCGATTCACCGAACTCCAGCCGGATGTTTTTGTGGGTATCGATGCGCCGGATTTCAACATTACCCTTGAAGGGAATCTGAAAAAGCAGGGCATTAAAACCATTCATTACGTCAGCCCCTCCGTCTGGGCGTGGCGGCAGAAACGCGTTTTCAAAATAGGCAGATCCACCAATATGGTGCTGGCCTTTCTGCCTTTCGAAAAAGCGTTTTATGACAAATTTAACGTTCCGTGTCGCTTTATTGGTCATACGATGGCAGATGCCATGCCGTTGGATCCGGATAAAAACGCGGCCCGTGATGTGATAGGCATTCCCCATGACGCTCACTGTCTGGCGCTGCTGCCAGGAAGCCGTGGCGCAGAAGTGGAGATGCTCAGCGCTGATTTTCTGAGAACGGCTCAACTGCTGCGACAACATTATCCCGATCTGGAAGTGGTGGTGCCGTTGGTCAATGCGAAACGCCGGGAACAGTTTGAACGTATTAAGGCTGAGGTTGCGCCGGAGCTTTCCGTTCATCTGCTTAACGGCATGGGACGAGAGGCGATGGTCGCCAGCGATGCCGCATTGTTGGCGTCAGGTACGGCAGCGCTGGAATGTATGCTGGCGAAGTGTCCGATGGTTGTCGGCTATCGTATGAAACCCTTCACGTTCTGGCTGGCGAAGCGTCTGGTGAAGACCGATTATGTTTCGTTGCCTAATTTGCTGGCGGGAAGAGAATTAGTCAAAGAGCTGTTGCAGGATGAATGCGAACCGCAGGCGCTCGCCAACGCGCTGTTGCCGCTGCTGGCGAATGGCAACACCAGCCATGCGATGCACGATACGTTCCGTGAACTGCACCAGCAGATCCGTTGCAATGCCGATGAGCAGGCGGCGGATGCAGTCCTGGAGTTAGCACAATGATTGAATTTGTTTATCCACATACGCATTTAGTCGCGGGGGTGGATGAAGTTGGACGCGGTCCTTTGGTCGGGGCTGTTGTGACTGCAGCGGTTATTCTTGACCCGACGCGTCCGATAGTTGGTCTTAACGACTCCAAAAAATTATCGGAAAAACGTCGCCTGGCGCTTTACGATGAAATTAAAGATAAAGCACTTAGCTGGAGTCTGGGACGTGCGGAACCGCATGAAATTGACGAGCTGAATATTTTGCATGCCACCATGCTGGCTATGCAGCGTGCGGTGGCGGGTTTACACATTGCGCCTGAATATGTACTGATTGACGGAAACCGTTGCCCTGCGTTGCCGGTACCGTCGATGGCGGTCGTCAAAGGCGATAGCCGCGTGGCCGAGATTAGCGCCGCGTCTATTCTGGCGAAAGTCACTCGCGATGCTGAAATGGCGGCGCTGGATATCGTTTTCCCGCAGTATGGCTTTGCACAGCACAAAGGCTATCCAACCGCTTTTCATCTGGAAAAGTTGGCAGAACATGGCGCTACTGAGCACCATCGTCGCAGCTTTGGTCCTGTCAAACGCGCACTGGGACTCGCGTCCTGATTCTTGTGTCGAAGGAATCTGAAGATGTCTGAACCTCGTTTCGTCCACCTGCGGGTGCATAGCGACTATTCCATGATCGATGGGTTGGCGAAAACGGGGCCGCTGGTGAAAAAGGCGGCCGCGTTGGGCATGCCTGCGTTAGCGATCACCGATTTCACCAACCTGTGCGGTCTGGTGAAGTTTTACGGTGCTGGTCATGGTGCAGGGATTAAGCCGATTGTGGGCGCTGATTTTCATGTCCGTAGCGAACAGTTTGGTGATGAGCTTTGCCAACTGACGGTACTGGCGGCCAATAATACGGGTTACCAGAACCTGACGTTGTTGATATCAAAAGCGTATCAGCGCGGTTATGGTGCTGAAGGGCCGGTGATCGACAAAGAGTGGCTGGTCGAATTAAAAGACGGCTTAATTTTGCTTTCCGGTGGACGCTTGGGCGACGTGGGTCGCAGTCTGTTGCGTGGTAACAGCGCACTGGTCGATGAATGTGTCGCGTTTTATGAAGAACATTTCCCCAATTGCTATTTCCTCGAACTGATCCGTACCGGCAGACAAAACGAAGAAAATTATCTGCATGCGGCGGTAGCACTGGCTGAAACGCGGGGGCTGCCGGTTGTCGCAACCAATGATGTACGTTTCCTTGAGGCGGGCGATTTCGACGCGCATGAAATTCGCGTTGCGATCCATGATGGCTTTACGCTGGACGATCCCAAGCGCCCGCGCAACTATTCATCGCAGCAGTATATGCGTAGCGAAGAAGAGATGTGCGAGTTGTTTGCCGACATCCCGGAAGCGCTGGAAAACACCGTTGAGATTGCCAAACGTTGTAACGTGACGGTGCGTCTGGGCGAATATTTCTTGCCGCAGTTCCCGACCGGCGATATGACCACAGAAGATTATCTGGTCAAAAAATCCAAGGAAGGGCTGGAGGAACGTCTGGCGTTTTTGTTCCCGGATGAAGAGGAACGTCAAAAGCGTCGCCCGGAGTATGACGAACGTCTGGAGATCGAGCTTCAGGTTATTAACCAGATGGGCTTCCCCGGCTACTTCCTGATCGTCATGGAGTTTATCCAGTGGTCGAAAGATAACGGTGTGCCGGTAGGACCGGGACGTGGCTCCGGCGCCGGCTCGCTGGTCGCTTATGCGCTAAAAATTACCGACCTTGATCCGCTGGAATTTGACCTGCTGTTCGAACGCTTCCTGAACCCGGAACGTGTTTCGATGCCTGACTTCGACGTTGACTTCTGCATGGAGAAGCGTGACCAGGTTATTGAACACGTTGCAGAGATGTATGGTCGAGACGCGGTATCGCAGATTATTACCTTTGGTACGATGGCGGCGAAAGCGGTCATTCGCGACGTGGGTCGCGTGCTGGGGCACCCGTACGGATTTGTGGATCGTATTTCCAAACTGGTACCGCCCGATCCGGGTATGACGCTGGCAAAAGCCTTTGAAGCCGAACCTCAATTGCCGGAAATCTATGAGGCAGATGAAGAGGTTAAAGCGCTTATCGATATGGCGCGTAAGCTGGAAGGCGTCACGCGTAACGCCGGTAAACATGCCGGTGGCGTGGTTATCGCGCCAACCAAAATTACCGATTTTGCGCCGTTATACTGTGATGAACAGGGGCTGCATCCCGTAACCCAGTTTGATAAAAACGACGTGGAATACGCCGGGCTGGTGAAGTTCGACTTCCTCGGTCTGCGCACACTCACCATCATCAACTGGGCGCTGGAGATGATTAACGCCCGTCGCGAGAAAAATGGTGAGCCGCCGCTGGATATCGCGGCAATCCCGCTCGACGATAAAAAAAGTTTTGATATGCTGCAACGCTCGGAGACCACCGCCGTCTTCCAGCTTGAATCCCGCGGCATGAAAGATCTGATCAAACGTCTGCAGCCTGACTGCTTCGAAGATATGATCGCCCTGGTGGCGCTGTTCCGCCCCGGGCCGCTACAGTCGGGGATGGTAGATAACTTTATCGACCGTAAGCACGGACGAGAAGAGATCTCTTACCCGGATGTACAATGGCAGCATGAGTGTCTGAAACCGGTACTGGAGCCGACCTACGGCATTATCCTGTATCAGGAACAGGTCATGCAGATTGCCCAGGAGCTGTCCGGTTATACCCTTGGCGGCGCGGACATGCTGCGTCGTGCGATGGGTAAGAAAAAGCCAGAAGAGATGGCCAAGCAGCGTGGCACCTTTGAAGAAGGGGCGAAGAAGCGCGGCGTAGATGGCGAACTGGCGATGAAAATCTTTGACCTGGTGGAGAAATTCGCGGGTTACGGATTTAACAAATCGCACTCCGCGGCCTACGCGCTGGTCTCTTATCAGACGCTGTGGCTGAAAGCGCATTACCCTGCCGAATTTATGGCTGCGGTAATGACCGCTGATATGGATAACACCGAGAAAGTGGTTGGGCTGGTGGATGAATGCTGGCGAATGGGGCTGAAAATCCTGCCGCCGGATATCAACTCCGGGTTGTACCATTTCCACGTGAATGATGATGGTGAAATTGTCTATGGCATCGGCGCGATAAAAGGCGTGGGTGAAGGGCCAATTGAAGCTATTATTGAAGCGCGTAACGAGGGTGGCTATTTCCGCGAGCTGTTTGACCTCTGTGCTCGTACGGATATTAAAAAGCTTAACCGTCGGGTGTTGGAAAAGTTAATCATGTCCGGGGCGTTTGATCGCCTTGGTCCGCATCGCGCTGCGCTGATGAATTCGCTAAACGATGCGTTAAAAGCAGCCGACCAGCACGCGAAAGCGGAAGCGATCGGTCAGGCCGATATGTTTGGCGTACTGGCGGAAGAGCCGGAACAAATAGAACAATCCTATGCCAGCTGCCAGCCCTGGCCGGAGCAGGTGGTATTAGATGGCGAACGTGAAACGTTAGGTTTGTACCTGACGGGACACCCCATCAACCAGTATTTAAAAGAAATTGAGCGCTATGTCGGAGGCTACAGGCTGAAAGACATGCATCCGACAGAACGTGGTAAAGTTACCACGGCTGCGGGGCTCGTCATTGCGGCGCGGGTAATGGTCACCAAGCGCGGCAATCGTATCGGCATCTGCACGTTGGATGACCGTTCCGGGCGTCTGGAAGTAATGTTATTTACCGAAGCTCTGGATAAATACCAGCATTTGCTGGAAAAAGACCGCATACTTATCGTCAGCGGACAGGTCAGCTTTGATGACTTCAGCGGCGGGCTTAAAATGATGGCCCGCGAAGTCATGGATATTGACGAAGCCCGGGAAAAATATGCTCGCGGGCTTGCTATCTCGCTGACGGACAGGCAAATTGATGACCAGCTTTTAAACCGACTCCGTCAGTCTCTGGAACCCCACCGCTCGGGGACAATTCCAGTACATCTCTACTATCAGAGGGCGGATGCACGTGCGCGGTTGCGTTTTGGCGCAACGTGGCGTGTCTCTCCGAGCGATCGTTTGCTAAACGATCTCCGCGGCCTTATTGGTTCGGAGCAGGTGGAACTGGAGTTTGACTAATACAGGAATACTATGAGTCTGAATTTCCTTGATTTTGAACAGCCGATTGCAGAGCTGGAAGCAAAAATCGATTCTCTGACTGCGGTTAGCCGTCAGGATGAGAAACTGGATATTAACATCGATGAAGAAGTGCATCGCCTGCGTGAAAAAAGCGTAGAATTGACGCGTAAAATCTTCGCCGATCTTGGCGCATGGCAGGTAGCCCAGTTGGCTCGCCATCCACAGCGTCCGTACACCCTGGATTATGTCCGCCTGGCATTTGATGAATTTGATGAGCTGGCGGGCGATCGTGCCTATGCAGATGACAAAGCTATCGTCGGCGGCATTGCGCGTCTTGATGGTCGCCCAGTGATGATCATTGGACATCAGAAAGGCCGTGAGACCAAAGAGAAAATCCGTCGTAACTTCGGTATGCCGGCACCAGAAGGTTATCGCAAAGCACTGCGTCTGATGGAAATGGCTGAGCGTTTCAACATGCCGATCATTACCTTCATCGACACCCCAGGGGCTTACCCGGGTGTGGGTGCGGAAGAACGCGGTCAGTCTGAAGCCATTGCCCGTAACCTGCGTGAAATGTCACGTCTGAGCGTACCGGTTATCTGTACTGTTATCGGTGAAGGTGGCTCCGGCGGCGCACTGGCGATTGGTGTAGGTGATAAAGTGAATATGCTGCAATACAGCACCTATTCTGTTATCTCCCCGGAAGGCTGTGCGTCCATTCTGTGGAAAAGTGCAGACAAAGCACCGTTGGCTGCAGAAGCAATGGGCATCATTGCCCCGCGTCTGAAAGAGCTGAAGCTGATTGACTCTATCATCCCGGAACCGCTGGGTGGGGCACACCGTAACCCGGAAGTGATGGCCGCTTCGCTGAAAGCACAACTGCTGGCCGATCTCGCCGATCTCGATGTGTTGAGCAAAGAAGATTTGAAAAACCGCCGTTACCAGCGCCTGATGAGCTACGGTTACGCGTAAATGACAGTTTTTCTGAAAAGGGCCACATT contains:
- the skp gene encoding molecular chaperone Skp produces the protein MKKWLLAAGLGLAMATSAQAADKIAIVNMGSLFQQVAQKTGVSNTLENEFKGRASELQRMESDLQSKMQRLQSMKAGSDRTKLEKDVMAQRQTFSQKAQAFEQDRQRRSNEERGKLVTRIQTAVKSVASSQSIDLVVDANTVAYNSSDVKDITADVLKQVK
- the lpxD gene encoding UDP-3-O-(3-hydroxymyristoyl)glucosamine N-acyltransferase, whose product is MPSIRLADLAEQLDAELHGDGDIVITGVASMQTAQTGNITFMVNPKYREHLSLCQASAVVMTQDDLPFAKSAALVVKNPYLTYARMAQILDTTPQPAENIAPSAVIDATAKLGKKVSIGANAVIESGVELGDNVVIGAGCFVGKNTKIGAGSRLWANVTIYHDIQIGENCLIQSSTVVGADGFGYANDRGNWVKIPQLGRVIIGDRVEIGACTTIDRGALDDTVIGNGVIIDNQCQIAHNVVIGDNTAVAGGVIMAGSLKIGRYCMIGGASVINGHMEICDKVTVTGMGMVMRPITEPGVYSSGIPLQPNKVWRKTAALVMNIDDMSKRLKAIERKVNQQD
- the fabZ gene encoding 3-hydroxyacyl-ACP dehydratase FabZ, translated to MTTNTHTLHIEEILELLPHRFPFLLVDRVLDFEEGRFLRAVKNVSVNEPFFQGHFPGKPIFPGVLILEAMAQATGILAFKSVGKLEPGELYYFAGIDEARFKRPVVPGDQMIMEVTFEKTRRGLTRFKGVALVDGKVVCEATMMCARSREA
- the lpxA gene encoding acyl-ACP--UDP-N-acetylglucosamine O-acyltransferase; the encoded protein is MIDKSAFIHPTAIVEDGASIGANAHIGPFCIVGPHVEIGEGTVLKSHVVVNGHTKIGRDNEIYQFASIGEVNQDLKYAGEPTRVEIGDRNRIRESVTIHRGTVQGGGLTKVGSDNLLMINAHVAHDCTVGNRCILANNATLAGHVSLDDFVIIGGMTAVHQFCIIGAHVMVGGCSGVAQDVPPYVIAQGNHATPFGVNIEGLKRRGFTREAITAIRNAYKALYRSGKTLDEAKPEIAELAKQYPDVQAFSDFFERSTRGLIR
- the lpxB gene encoding lipid-A-disaccharide synthase, encoding MTEQRPLTIALVAGETSGDILGAGLIRALKARVPNARFVGVAGPLMQAEGCEAWYEMEELAVMGIVEVLGRLRRLLHIRADLTRRFTELQPDVFVGIDAPDFNITLEGNLKKQGIKTIHYVSPSVWAWRQKRVFKIGRSTNMVLAFLPFEKAFYDKFNVPCRFIGHTMADAMPLDPDKNAARDVIGIPHDAHCLALLPGSRGAEVEMLSADFLRTAQLLRQHYPDLEVVVPLVNAKRREQFERIKAEVAPELSVHLLNGMGREAMVASDAALLASGTAALECMLAKCPMVVGYRMKPFTFWLAKRLVKTDYVSLPNLLAGRELVKELLQDECEPQALANALLPLLANGNTSHAMHDTFRELHQQIRCNADEQAADAVLELAQ
- the rnhB gene encoding ribonuclease HII, which produces MIEFVYPHTHLVAGVDEVGRGPLVGAVVTAAVILDPTRPIVGLNDSKKLSEKRRLALYDEIKDKALSWSLGRAEPHEIDELNILHATMLAMQRAVAGLHIAPEYVLIDGNRCPALPVPSMAVVKGDSRVAEISAASILAKVTRDAEMAALDIVFPQYGFAQHKGYPTAFHLEKLAEHGATEHHRRSFGPVKRALGLAS
- the dnaE gene encoding DNA polymerase III subunit alpha; amino-acid sequence: MSEPRFVHLRVHSDYSMIDGLAKTGPLVKKAAALGMPALAITDFTNLCGLVKFYGAGHGAGIKPIVGADFHVRSEQFGDELCQLTVLAANNTGYQNLTLLISKAYQRGYGAEGPVIDKEWLVELKDGLILLSGGRLGDVGRSLLRGNSALVDECVAFYEEHFPNCYFLELIRTGRQNEENYLHAAVALAETRGLPVVATNDVRFLEAGDFDAHEIRVAIHDGFTLDDPKRPRNYSSQQYMRSEEEMCELFADIPEALENTVEIAKRCNVTVRLGEYFLPQFPTGDMTTEDYLVKKSKEGLEERLAFLFPDEEERQKRRPEYDERLEIELQVINQMGFPGYFLIVMEFIQWSKDNGVPVGPGRGSGAGSLVAYALKITDLDPLEFDLLFERFLNPERVSMPDFDVDFCMEKRDQVIEHVAEMYGRDAVSQIITFGTMAAKAVIRDVGRVLGHPYGFVDRISKLVPPDPGMTLAKAFEAEPQLPEIYEADEEVKALIDMARKLEGVTRNAGKHAGGVVIAPTKITDFAPLYCDEQGLHPVTQFDKNDVEYAGLVKFDFLGLRTLTIINWALEMINARREKNGEPPLDIAAIPLDDKKSFDMLQRSETTAVFQLESRGMKDLIKRLQPDCFEDMIALVALFRPGPLQSGMVDNFIDRKHGREEISYPDVQWQHECLKPVLEPTYGIILYQEQVMQIAQELSGYTLGGADMLRRAMGKKKPEEMAKQRGTFEEGAKKRGVDGELAMKIFDLVEKFAGYGFNKSHSAAYALVSYQTLWLKAHYPAEFMAAVMTADMDNTEKVVGLVDECWRMGLKILPPDINSGLYHFHVNDDGEIVYGIGAIKGVGEGPIEAIIEARNEGGYFRELFDLCARTDIKKLNRRVLEKLIMSGAFDRLGPHRAALMNSLNDALKAADQHAKAEAIGQADMFGVLAEEPEQIEQSYASCQPWPEQVVLDGERETLGLYLTGHPINQYLKEIERYVGGYRLKDMHPTERGKVTTAAGLVIAARVMVTKRGNRIGICTLDDRSGRLEVMLFTEALDKYQHLLEKDRILIVSGQVSFDDFSGGLKMMAREVMDIDEAREKYARGLAISLTDRQIDDQLLNRLRQSLEPHRSGTIPVHLYYQRADARARLRFGATWRVSPSDRLLNDLRGLIGSEQVELEFD
- the accA gene encoding acetyl-CoA carboxylase carboxyl transferase subunit alpha; its protein translation is MSLNFLDFEQPIAELEAKIDSLTAVSRQDEKLDINIDEEVHRLREKSVELTRKIFADLGAWQVAQLARHPQRPYTLDYVRLAFDEFDELAGDRAYADDKAIVGGIARLDGRPVMIIGHQKGRETKEKIRRNFGMPAPEGYRKALRLMEMAERFNMPIITFIDTPGAYPGVGAEERGQSEAIARNLREMSRLSVPVICTVIGEGGSGGALAIGVGDKVNMLQYSTYSVISPEGCASILWKSADKAPLAAEAMGIIAPRLKELKLIDSIIPEPLGGAHRNPEVMAASLKAQLLADLADLDVLSKEDLKNRRYQRLMSYGYA